The genomic region aaccaggcaagcctagttcaaccggcccgcaatagaaagtattgatCGTGGCTGCCCCCTGGAGAGtcgaacccaggtcgcccacgtgaaaggctgtgtctttaaccactacgctatttaacaagggatagtcagtcagtcagtcagagataGACGGACGGActcactcactaagagacatttgctcttctaggctggctcTGCTTACACGGACATACAAATGTCATGCTGGCCCTTTAAGGGCAGTaggttaccatggtaacagcCTTCAGCTAAATAACCAAGGTGTCTGTGGGAGAATCTCTTCCCAGGGCCACTCCCCAGCTTGGATCAGTCTAGTCATAGCACATTCCACCAAGcatgtgaatcaatgtcaacagacaaacagacaaccaAAGGACAAAGTTTCCGGAAGAGCGGGTTTCCAAAAATGAATCTTTCAATGCATCACCAAAGATAGGCTAGGGATATGTACAACTAAAcacaacaaatatttgaaatactgAGTATTTTGTTTAACCTTACAAACTGAGTGAAATGCTGTTACCATCCAACAGTGTGTTCCATCTACCTTAGAGCTGCTCCTCCAGTTCTCTGAAGGGTAGCCCCCggcctcctcttccacctcctgaGGGAACTCCACCAGCTCACTGGCCTTGATCGGGCCTCTGCAAAGGGGGCACCGCGCCGGCTcctacacgcacgcacgcacgcacgcacacacacacacacacacacgttacgcAAAAAAAGCCCACAAGCGCCTGCCTCTGTGCAGCcagagagagatgtgtgtgtgtggccggcTAACCTGCTCCGTGCGTAGGACCTCAGCGATGCACGGCCGGCAGTAGACGTGTGCACAGTGGGTGATGACCGCCAGACGGACCGAGCTCAGACACACGGGGCACTCCTCATCAGAACCGCTGCCCAGCACCAGTCTCAGCCTCTCAATCAGACGCTCCCTCAGCTCAGCGGGAGTCGCGGTTACCACTCCTGTAGGCGGAGTTAGAGGGGTTCGTTACGGCGCCGCCAGGAATTCAAACCGAAACGCTTAGAGAACGTACAAAAAAGTCATTAGCGGGCATGTGTTTGTGCTTCGAGGCGACGTGTCGTTGTGTACCTGTTTGTGAAAGGGTGCTACCCAGCAGGTCCGGATGGCAGCAGAACTGTCTCAGTCTGACCAGGATGGCCAGAACGTCAGCGTAGTTCCTGAGGACGCTGCCCTCCTCAACATAcctacacacgcacgcacacgcttGTTAAACACGCAAAATCTACctacacacgcatgcacgcacacacagacacacacacacacctgctgatGGTGGCACGTCCCTCTGTTCGTGCCAGCTCgtactcctccctctctctcgtggTCAGCTCCACCTCCTCTATATTGAAGCTCCTCTTGGGAAGAGAGACCAGAGGCCGTCCTCCCACACGGCTGGTCTTGGTCCGACGCAGGGTGATACACCTCACCAGAGCCTGGAGGTTACTGGAGAAACAGACACGCTCCAGTCAAAATTATTTGTTGCTGCCTTACTGGGAGCGCTCTGGAAACCACACGGCTGTACAGTGCAGCATGACCAGTTGAaggacagctgtgtgtgtggtgtgcggACCCTAGGCCAGTCTTGTCTCCCACGGTGACCGGTCTCTGAATGACTCTGTTCCACCACTCTCTCACGTCGAACGGCTTCAGGCGCAAGAACGCCACCAGCATCCATAGATCTTTCAGGCTGTTCTGGATGGGAGTGCCTGgaaacacgtgcacacacacacaaatgatgaGTTCTCCAACCGGCCAATCGTCTGAATGAGAGTCTGCCCGTATGCATACCATGTTCAACACCAGGtggagaaggtgtgtgtgtgtgtttgtgtgtgtgtgtagggactCAGTCTGACCACCAGGCCAATAACAAACTCAATGCACATCTACCCAGCCCAATCAGCCAGTGGAGATGAAACGACATGACAAATCGGCTAGAGAAATTTCAACAGAATTGTAACCATCTGGAACACCTGGGTGGCCAGGCCAGTTCTTTGACATCTTGGGCTTGTTTAAAGAGGATGCTGCCTGTTGGATAAAATGGGAGCAGTGCATTCATACTGACacatataaacatacatatCACAGGTAATATTTCTTCCCTAGTCATATTTAAGCAACTCAAGTGATACAAAACATGTCTAGtgctttttttaataatacatgGACCATGAGGGCCAGTTTACCCGCTCACTGGCTACATCTGCTGGCCATGAGGGGAAACACGCCAGGGGATAATTAGCTCTCAGGCTTGATGGTGGTTATTTATCCTGGCCTTGCCAGATTGATTAAGTCTTGTTTCTCCAAACAAACTGATAACTACACAACACAACCTGAACATGGCAAACGGCTTGGACTGTTCTCAGAGAGGAACCGGGGAAAAAAGATGGAAAGGTTCAGGGAGGAGCTAggattttatttagttttattattGCTTCCCAGTTGCCATGGCAAACTCTCTCACCCAGTTCCCTAATAGGTCCAGAATCAGATCCCTGGAGGTCTAACATGATTGTTATTCCTTATTGATATCACTTGTTTTAGGTGTATATAGAGCTCATAGCCCATCATTTAATGGGTTCATAATAACCTAATGGATTAGATGCTGTCAAACTGTGAGACGACTCCCTccgccagtgtgtgtgttgagtacCTGAGAGAATCCAGCGTCTGTGTGCGTTGAGATCGAGCACGGCCTTACTCTGCTGGGCATTGGGGTTTCTGATCACGTGGCCCTCGTCCAGGACTACTCTGAGCCAGGTCACTGAGTGAAGAGGACCCCCACTGCCCTGAGACtggcaaacagagagacaacagtgAAGAAGACCCCCACTGCCCTGAGACtggcaaacagagagacaaaagtGAAGAAGACCCCCACTGCCCTGAGACtggcaaacagagagacaaaagtGAAGAAGACCCCCACTGCCCTGAGACtggcaaacagagagacaaaagtGAAGAAGACCCCCACTGCCCTGAGACtggcaaacagagagacaaaagtGAGGAAGACCCCCACTGCCCTGAGACtggcaaacagagagacaaaagtGAAGAAGACCCCCACTGCCCTGAGACtggcaaacagagagacaaaagtGAAGAAGACCCCCACTGCCCTGAGACtggcaaacagagagacaaaagtGAAGAAGACCCCCACTGCCCTGAGACtggcaaacagagagacaaaagtGAGGAAGACCCCCACTGCCCTGAGACtggcaaacagagagacaaaagtGAAGAAGACCCCCACTGCCCTGAGACtggcaaacagagagacaaaagtGAGGAAGACCCCCACTGCCCTGAGACtggcaaacagagagacaaaagtGAGGAAGACCCCCACTGCCCTGAGACtggcaaacagagagacaaaagtGAGGAAGACCCCCACTGCCCTGAGCGAGTTCACTGATGCCAAATCAGCGCACAAActaacactctctctctctcttgctcattTTTTCCCATAAATTAACACGGCTGTCACTGTCCTTTCCCATTTTCTATGCTACAAACAGTACATTTTGTtataatctgtaaaatgttacatttaattatgaaaacactggagacaggtaGCCTAGAGGCCCTATCTTGTAGCAATACCTAAAAAAATAGAGAATTTTTTCAGTCTTTGAGGGATCataactaggtagctagtaataagatggttctctctcattctccatGGTAATTTGTTATTGTCTCAAACGGGGGTAAATAATCTGGTGCTGTCAGACATTTCTAACTTTGCCAGCATGTTCCTTAGAACTCTCCCGTTAGTTGCATGCAGTCttacaatgttatgtcatttattttgggatttatgATCATTTCAAACTATAAGTTGTAGGTAGCACAGAGGCCCTATCAGATGGACCAATAATACTGATCATTTTATTATAACACTTCATCTGTTGTGTGAATTGTTTAACTTATTATAGGAAATTAATAGATACAATCCATATTCATTACAAACAACTGtagatatttgttatattatgaaaaatatagtaGAAATAACTACATTTAGGAAAATAGGGCATCTTGGAGACCATAACCCTAATgctgttttacaaaattaactAAAACTATGTCAACATTTTTCTCTAAATTAGGTTTAATGTTTGGGGTAGAATTTGTTATTATACACAATGTAAAGTGTGAATGGAAACCTTTTAAGTTTTATTGTCTGATAATCATCTGTTTACATCCCAATAGGGCCTCTTTGAGACCTCTCTAAATTCTAACCCCAactctatttcacaaaatgatctaaaacaatATCTTAACTCTATTTTTCCAGCTGTATATTGATAGAACATTTAGAACATGCTATGACATAGCATGAgaagtgtaaatgtaaacaacatcattttaatgttctcaGATAATCATACCTTCACAACCCAAAAGGACCTCTCTTAAAACACACCATAAATGTCCCTAAATGCACAAAGCAGACaatgcagcaaaaacaacaataggtaacatttccAACCTGGTATCCTATTTACTACACACTTGTATCTACAAGATATTACAGTATGAGTCAATATTACTGTGGAATTTTGATGTTACTGATCCTACAAATTACCATCTAAATTGTCAAATTgaacaacccctgacctctgaaaaatatgaaagcttaacagttgagactggtgctttggATATGTCAACAGCGGGCTATGTCTGAAGAAATGGATGAAGTGGCTAAGCTAAAACGTCATTAGATTGTATATACATCTTGATAACTATGATGACTAGCTGAGACCGCAttaaacatgcaaccataccaaaataacaatagatAACAGTTTGGAACTTTTAAATTGTCAACTACACCCTTGTATCTATATACGCATTTAAATGCACAATTTATCCTTACGGAACGACCCTTGACctctttgaaaaatatgaaagcttaacgattgagactggtgctttggATATGTCAACTCGGGCCTAAGTCTGAAGGAGTTGCAGAAATAGCTTGCCTGTATCTTTATTTAATGCCAAGATATGGaagcttgggagttgagactattgcttagaatatgttgcatgttcatattttacacaggggtcaggggtcgttccatgaggatgaattgaatgctttgcgggttacttttcaggatcaataactaaagaattccacagtagaattgtctgatctggttccaacctaCAGATAACAGTGTGGAGTTGCTAGATTAAATCCtcccaaaatgttacctattgttattttggtatggttgcatgttAAGTGCAGTCACAAACAGTCAAAATTGTATGCCGATTTTGACAATAGTTTTATAGATTTATGGCCATATCTTGGccttagataaagatacagacaagctacttcagcaactccttcaaaactagtttccaggtgacatattCTAAGCAATAATCTCAAGTCcaaagctttcatattttacacagggctcaggggtcgttccataaggatgaattgaatgctttgcaGGTTAATTTTGAGGATCTATAACTAAAGAATTCCTCCGTAAtattgtctgatctggttccaaTCTATAGATATTTGTGTGATGTTGCTGAATTTAATACTCCCATGTAACGAATTTGTAGATTTGTTGCATTATCTTGGGTATTGAACAGGTTAAAGGTAAGCTACTTTTGCCGTTACTTCCAAATGTTGCcaactgttgtttttgcagcattGCCTGTTTTTTCTAGTCAGGGTTATTTATGGTAATGACCCTATTGGAAGACATGGTTCTAACAGCCATAAAggtatgtttttgtcctctccACTTCAAATACCATCTCACAGAATGTTCTAAAATATCTATTAACATCAATTTAGTTTTGTGAGTCAGGTTAATAGAGAAAATGAGTTTTTTAGCCGCGATGCCCTATcgagtagccgagatgccctaccgagtagccgagatgccatataggtagccaagatgccgttacagatatatatatctcacacacacacaccgagtaATCAGCAGTCATCACGTTGTATGTAGTGAGGACCACGTGCTGTGTGGACAGGAAGCGCGGGTCCCTGTTGCGTTCCGGGCCGTAGTACAGATAAACATTCAGCCTCACGTCGGGTCGCACATGCTGCTCCAATTGGTCCTGAAACACAGGCCggatgtttgagtgtgtgtgtgcagtctgTGCGCGTGTTTGGCCAGACGATGTGAATTGGGCAGACCGTGGACGAGGCCTCACCAGCCAGTTGCTGAGCACGGACAATGGGCAGATAATGAGAGTGGTGGTGGCCGCCGTGTCGTCGGGACTCGGGGAGGGGGCCGCTATGGCTGCTCCGACCTCAGACCCTGCCCTTTtgcctacacaaacacacgtacacaggCAGAGAAAGGCAGGCATGTTCCCGGGGCTGTTTTCACACACTCTCAGCCTGGGAATACAGTCAGTTTGTCTGAGATTGGAACACTGCAGAAAACCCACCGGTCCTCTTCTTCTCAGGACCTCCCCGCGGTGGCCCAGTTAGCGCTGCCGCGAAGCCTGTGTCTTCCTCCAACATAGCAgcccctacatacacacacacacacacacacacacacacacacacagtccaatgCAAAGCCTTAGGGGACATCCGACTTATGGTCTGAGCAGGTAAAAGAATAGGTGGGATGTTACTGTAAATCTGACCAATCAATCACCGCGCAAACACATCAGCTTAGTCAAAGCAACCAACACGCGCGGTGAGTTACCTTTCTCTGTCCTGGTGGTCTTTCCTTTGCTTCCCGCTTTCTTTCCCCTCCCTGTGTGGTGAAAAAGATACAGATACCACGTCAGCTGTGTGGGTCTGTGGTCTGCACATGGCAGCAGGACAGCTGGACTGAATAGTTTAAATTAATCTTTACCTTTCTTTTCAGGCAGCCAATCCCCATCCTCCACCTGGGATCTAGGCCCACCtgctctgaaacacacacacctcaggtGATAAAACACAGTCCTGCCACCAACCTGAGGTGataacacacacagtcctgaCACCAACCTGAGGTGataacacacacagtcctgaCACCAACCTGAGGTGATAACACACATAGTCCTGACACCAACCTGAGGTGATAACACACAGTCCTGACACCAACCTGAGGTGATAACACACATAGTCCTGACACCAACCTGAGGTGATAACACACAGTCCTGACACCAACCTGAGGTGATAACACACATAGTCCTGACACCAACCTGAGGTGATAACAAACAGTCCTGACACCAACCTGAGGTGACATGAACACTAACTCACCTTTTACAAGGGGAGGGACCAGCAGAAGCCACCAattcctcatccccctctcccttcatccctgAAAGAAAAAAGCCAAGTCCATCAACAAGACAGAGCTCATACAGACATTAAAAagataatgaaagaaaaacctgAACTAAAGTATCGGTTCGCTGAAATATGGGAGAAGTGCAGCAAGTGGagctttattttgaaatgtccattgttttgttttatctaAATAACAATTTCCCAATAACTATTATGCCAACAatatgccaataaagccctttaatTTGAGCTTAAAGAGAGAGAACATATGATGGTGTCACCTCCAGGGAGTGAGTGTTTCCTTGGAGTAGCAGAGGTCTTTGTCTCAGGAGAACAGGTACGCTGCAGAGACAAAGACTGGTCACTGACATGGCAGTCACACATCCATTCACAAAGTCTCCACACTGCCATTCATGACAGCTAATCAGAACAAGCACACTTGAAACAAACTGTCAGCTAAAATTCAAGCCCCCATTAtgtgtgctagctagctagcttacaaGTGACCTCATCCCAGTTTGGCGCATCTAAATCAAAAAGCCACACGTTCATTTGAGGACAGGATTGGGAAACTGTCCAATCATTTCACCTATCAGAGGTTCGGAATGAAAATCAGATAAGAATACTAACCCGAGGCGCACACTTCTCCAGAGGCAGAGGTTTTCCGTTGTGGAAGTTGGAAAGTATCAGAGCAATGGTGGTTAATGTTTTCCCCTGAAAACACAAACCTCAGTGAGGATggagaaaaatgtgtgtgtgtgcgctagTGTCCTGTAAACAGTGAGTAATGTGTGCTAGAGTCCTATAAACCTACAGTAATGGGTGTTAGTGTCCAATAAACCAGTCAGTAATGTGTGTTAGTGTCCTATAAACAGTCAGCAATGCGTGTAAGTGTCCTATAAACAGTCAGCAATGCGTGTAAGTGTCCTATAAACAGTCAGTAATGTGTGTTATTGTCCTGTAAACAGTCAGTAATGCGTGTTAGTGTCCTGTAAACAGTCAGTAATGCGTGTTAGTGTCCTGTAAACAGTCAGTAATGCGTGTTAGTGTCCTGTAAACAGTCAGTAATGCGTGTTAGTGTCCTGTAAACAGTCAGTAATGCGTGTTAGTGTCCTGTAAACAGTCAGTAATGCATGTTAGTGTCCTGTAAACAGTCAGTAATGCGTGTTAGTGTCCTGTAAACATTGAGTAATGCGTGTTAGTGTCCTATAAACATTgagtaatgtgtgtttgtgtcttgtaAACATTTAGTCATGTTTGTGTCCTGTAAACAGtcagtaatgtgtgtttgtgtcctgtaAACAGTCAGTAAAGTGTGTTAGTGTCCTATAAACATTCAATAATGCGTGTTAGTGTCCTGTAAACAGTCAGTAATGCGTGTTAGTCTCCTGTAAACAGTCAGTAATGCGTGTTAGTGTCCTGTAAACATTgagtaatgtgtgtttgtgtcttgtaAACATTTAGTCATGTTTGTGTCCTGTAAACAGtcagtaatgtgtgtttgtgtcctgtaAACAGTCAGTAAAGTGTGTTAGTGTCCTATAAACATTCAATAATGCGTGTTTGTGTCTTGTAAACATTTAGTCATGTTTGTGTCCTGTAAACAGtcagtaatgtgtgtttgtgtcctgtaAACAGTCAGTAAAGTGTGTTAGTGTCCTATAAACATTCAATAATGCGTGTTAGTGTCCTGTAAACAGTCAGTAATGCGTGTTAGTGTCCTGTAAACAGTCAGTAATGCGTGTTAGTGTCCTATAAACATTgagtaatgtgtgtttgtgtcttgtaAACATTTAGTCATGTTTGTGTCCTGTAAACAGtcagtaatgtgtgtttgtgtcctgtaAACAGTCAGCAATGTGTGTTAGTGTCCTGTAAACAGTCAGAAATGCGTGTTTGTGTCCTGTAAACAATCCGTAATGCGTGTTTGTGTCCTGTAAACAGTCAGTAATGCGTGTTAGTGTCCTGTAAACAGTCAGTAATGCGTGTTAGTGTCCTGTAAACAGTCCGTAATGCGTGTTAGTGTCCTGTAAACAGTCAGTAATGCGTGTTAGTGTCCTGTAAACATTgagtaatgtgtgtttgtgtcttgtaAACATTTAGTCATGTTTGTGTCCTGTAAACAGtcagtaatgtgtgtttgtgtcctgtaAACAGTCAGTAAAGTGTGTTAGTGTCCTATAAACATTCAATAATGCGTGTTAGTGTCCTGTAAACAGTCAGTAATGCGTGTTAGTGTCCTGTAAACAGTCAGTAATGCGTGTAAGTGTCCTATAAACAGtcagtaatgtgtgtttgtgtcttgtaAACATTTAGTCATGTTTGTGTCCTGTAAACAGtcagtaatgtgtgtttgtgtcctgtaAACAGTCAGCAATGTGTGTTAGTGTCCTGTAAACAGTCAGAAATGCGTGTTTGTGTCCTGTAAACAATccgtaatgtgtgtttgtgtcctgtaAACAGTCAGTAATGCGTGTTAGTGTCCTGTAAACAGTCAGTAATGCGTGTTAGTGTCCTGTAAACAGTCAGTAATGCGTGTTAGTGTCCTGTAAACAGTCAGTAATGCGTGTTAGTGTCCTGTAAACAGTCAGTAATGTGTGTTAGTGTCCTATAAACATTgagtaatgtgtgtttgtgtcttgtaAACATTTAGTCATGTTTGTGTCCTGTAAACAGtcagtaatgtgtgtttgtgtcctgtaAACAGTCAGCAATGTGTGTTAGTGTCCTGTAAACAGTCAGAAATGCATGTTTGTGTCCTGTAAACAATccgtaatgtgtgtttgtgtcctgtaAACAGTCAGTAATGCGTGTTAGTGTCCTGTAAACAGTCAGTAATGCGTGTTAGTGTCCTGTAAACAGTCAGTAATGCGTGTTAGTGTCCTATAAACATTCAATAATGCGTGTTAGTGTCCTGTAAACAGTCAGTAATGCGTGTTAGTGTCCTGTAAACAGTCAGTAATGCGTGTTAGTGTCCTGTAAACAGTCAGTAATGCGTGTTAGAGTCCTGTAAACATTgagtaatgtgtgtttgtgtcttgtaAACATTTAGTCATGTTTGTGTCCTGTAAACAGtcagtaatgtgtgtttgtgtcctgtaAACAGTCAGTAAAGTGTGTTAGTGTCCTATAAACATTCAATAATGCGTGTTTGTGTCTTGTAAACATTTAGTCATGTTTGTGTCCTGTAAACAGtcagtaatgtgtgtttgtgtcctgtaAACAGTCAGCAATGTGTGTTAGTGTCCTGTAAACAGTCAGAAATGCATGTTTGTGTCCTGTAAACAATCCGTAATGTGTGTTAGTGTCCTGTAAACAGTCAGTAATGCGTGTTAGTGTCCTGTAAACAGTCAGTAATGCGTGTTAGTGTCCTGTAAACAGTCAGTAATGCGTGTTAGTGTCCTATAAACATTCAATAATGCGTGTTAGTGTCCTGTAAACAGTCAGTAATGCGTGTTAGTGTCCTGTAAACAGTCAGTAATGCGTGTTAGTGTCCTGTAAACAGTCAGTAATGCGTGTTAGAGTCCTGTAAACATTgagtaatgtgtgtttgtgtcttgtaAATATTTAGTCATGTTAGTGTCCTGTAAACAGtcagtaatgtgtgtttgtgtcctgtaAACAGTCAGTAAAGTGTGTTAGTGTCCTATAAACATTCAATAATGCGTGTTTGTGTCTTGTAAACATTTAGTCATGTTTGTGTCCTGTAAACAGtcagtaatgtgtgtttgtgtcctgtaAACAGTCAGTAAAGTGTGTTAGTGTCCTATAAACATTCAATAATGCGTGTTAGTGTCCTGTAAACAGTCAGCAATGTGTGTTATTGTCCTGTAAACAGTCAgcaatgtgtgtcagtgtcctgTAAACAGTCAGTAATGTGTGTTAGTGTCCTGTAAACAGTCAGCAATGCGTGTTATTGTCCTGTAAACAGTCAGAAATGTGTGTTAGTGTCCTATAAACATTCAGTAATGTGTGTTAGTGTCCTGTAAACAGTCAGCAATGTGTGTTAGTGTCCTGTAAACAGTCAGAAATGCGTGTTTGTGTCCTGCAAACAATccgtaatgtgtgtttgtgtcctgtaAACAGTCAGTAATGTGTGTTAGTGTCCTGTAAACAATCAGTAGTATGTGTTAGTGTCCTGTAAACAATTAGTAATGTGTGTCAGTAATAATTGAGGTTATTCATGGGACTTAAATGGCTtaaatttcaatttaaaaacggGGGTGTTCTAAATCATTTGAACGGTTTTGCATATGCTGCAGTTTCTAATAGAAAGGGGAAAAAGCAGTATCCAAATCAAAGACTATCGAAATGGCTCTTTCACAGATAATATTCGGTTCCAAACATGTTTATATGTGTTAGTGTACTGAAAAGGTTTCAATGTGTTAGTTAATGTACAGAAAACTTTTCAGTGTGTGTTAATGTCCTGTAAACTAAATGGGTGCATCTCACCAGTCCCATGTCGTCAGCCAGTATGCCCCCACGGACCCTCTGCGGTCTCTCTCTAACAGAGGagtatgtcagtgtgttatAGAACAGCCCCCCCTTATCCTCCCAGAATGGGGGCAGGGCAACGctgttctcacacacacacatccaactcAGAGCCTGCTTCTGGTGGGGTAGCAGAGGAGTACACACTgcctaaacacagacacaaacacagacatgcgTAACTTGACGATTCTACCACCTTTCTTGTCTCATTCACATCTCTTTTCTTCGTCTCACAAGCAAGGACATGTACACTACAGATCATAAACAATTCAACATTTTGGGGGGAATTGACTCCCATTCAACTGCTGGtgtcaccaagtctccaaaacaaTTACACGCCACCTCCACCCAATTGGCATTGGGTTCTATGGTCAGTGTGTGGGGGTGATGAGGGTAGACAATGTCCTTCTGGCAAGACGTCCAAATACCTTGCTGGCATGGCGGTAAAACTGTAACCAGATCGGGCCCTAAGTCTATATTGAACCCACAGCTCGGGCATTGCAAATGCCCTTGTCTATCAATAGAGCCCCAAATGTCTACATTCAATTTGCAAATCGATATTCTGTATACTACTTCAATAAAAATTTTATAATTTCATTTGAGGCAATTCTCAGTGATAATTTGAATGAAGCACATCActgacacatacacaggcacTCACcttcactgcctctctctcgcCATTCTTATCTTCCATCAGATCTTCAAACAAACTGTCAAACGCGTTCTTCAACTGCAGGAGACAAAAACCCGAGTGATATGACAACACACACCAGCTGCAGGTAATCGTCATTTTATAGTGCATCTTGATGTATCAGTTTATACTACATGTTATGGATGTGCATCTTTCCCTTTCAGGACATTTTGATATGCATTTAGACGTATGGGCTCCCACAGGGCAATGACACCGATCAATGTGCTACAGTACGACAACTTTTATGCGCATAGGTCAAAAGCTAGGTCAATAGTAATACCTCAAATTAGGCAAAGGGTTACAATTTGGGAAGCAGCGTTTGCAAATTACCTCTTCTGCAGTCAGTGGGACAGTCTTCCTCGGTGGAGCTTGACCATCTGAGACCCCTTTAacaactgacacaaacacacagcgtGAGACAAATGCCTACGCAGGAGGCTGCATTGGCACAATGTGCGTGAGTGTTTGTACCTGAAGAGCCAGTTTGCAGTTTGAAGCCATGTGAAGAAAGCTGCTGGACCACTGCATGTCTGTTTTCCTCTGTCCCCCAGAAGGACAACACCACGGGCATGGTGAATACATTGGTCGCTCCGAATGGCAccaccctaaacacacacaggaacacccAGCTGTACCTTCAAACACCGAACAACGCACAACTCCGGAACGTTTATATTACCAATGGGCACTGTCAACCTTGCACGCGCTCACCCGTCGATCCTGGCTAAGTTGTTGTCCATAATGTTAGCCAACGAAGCAGCTAGCTCCCGTTTGATGTGCCCCACCTGGCTGCCATAGACGTTAGCCACCATTACTGCATTACGGTCGTGtgggttttgaggctgacgaaCCAGAGACACCATCTCCCTTTTGTTCAcctacatatacacatacacatgccaCGGGAAAGTATAGTAAGTGTCGAAATGTATTTAAGAGTTAACCTAAAGTTAGAGGTATCTCCTGATCAGGACAAACTCGTAGACATAAAATTAACTGATTTGGCCAGGCC from Esox lucius isolate fEsoLuc1 chromosome 5, fEsoLuc1.pri, whole genome shotgun sequence harbors:
- the hltf gene encoding helicase-like transcription factor isoform X1, with translation MQSSRGWFSFMDDSVTETLSQALQGTGEQPDREPDTEILFGNLRGSVVGLRYYTGVVNKREMVSLVRQPQNPHDRNAVMVANVYGSQVGHIKRELAASLANIMDNNLARIDGVVPFGATNVFTMPVVLSFWGTEENRHAVVQQLSSHGFKLQTGSSVVKGVSDGQAPPRKTVPLTAEELKNAFDSLFEDLMEDKNGEREAVKAVCTPLLPHQKQALSWMCVCENSVALPPFWEDKGGLFYNTLTYSSVRERPQRVRGGILADDMGLGKTLTTIALILSNFHNGKPLPLEKCAPRRTCSPETKTSATPRKHSLPGGMKGEGDEELVASAGPSPCKRAGGPRSQVEDGDWLPEKKGRGKKAGSKGKTTRTEKGAAMLEEDTGFAAALTGPPRGGPEKKRTGKRAGSEVGAAIAAPSPSPDDTAATTTLIICPLSVLSNWLDQLEQHVRPDVRLNVYLYYGPERNRDPRFLSTQHVVLTTYNVMTADYSSQGSGGLPHFCLSVCQSQGSGGLPHFCLSVCQSQGSGGLLHFCLSVCQSQGSGGLPHFCLSVCQSQGSGGLLHFCLSVCQSQGSGGLLHFCLSVCQSQGSGGLLHFCLSVCQSQGSGGLPHFCLSVCQSQGSGGLLHFCLSVCQSQGSGGLLHFCLSVCQSQGSGGLLHFCLSVCQSQGSGGLLHCCLSVCQSQGSGGPLHSVTWLRVVLDEGHVIRNPNAQQSKAVLDLNAHRRWILSGTPIQNSLKDLWMLVAFLRLKPFDVREWWNRVIQRPVTVGDKTGLGNLQALVRCITLRRTKTSRVGGRPLVSLPKRSFNIEEVELTTREREEYELARTEGRATISRYVEEGSVLRNYADVLAILVRLRQFCCHPDLLGSTLSQTGVVTATPAELRERLIERLRLVLGSGSDEECPVCLSSVRLAVITHCAHVYCRPCIAEVLRTEQEPARCPLCRGPIKASELVEFPQEVEEEAGGYPSENWRSSSKVDALMSSLLRLRCEDSSIKSLVVSQFTRFLSLLEVPLREEGFRFVRLDGTMSQRRRAQVIQEFQSHSPGSPLVMLLSLKAGGVGLNLTAASHVFLMDPAWNPAVEDQCVDRCHRLGQTRDVVITKFIVKDSVEENMVKIQRQKQDLVEKAFGTNPSKRKTSRIEEIQALMEL
- the hltf gene encoding helicase-like transcription factor isoform X3, whose protein sequence is MQSSRGWFSFMDDSVTETLSQALQGTGEQPDREPDTEILFGNLRGSVVGLRYYTGVVNKREMVSLVRQPQNPHDRNAVMVANVYGSQVGHIKRELAASLANIMDNNLARIDGVVPFGATNVFTMPVVLSFWGTEENRHAVVQQLSSHGFKLQTGSSVVKGVSDGQAPPRKTVPLTAEELKNAFDSLFEDLMEDKNGEREAVKAVCTPLLPHQKQALSWMCVCENSVALPPFWEDKGGLFYNTLTYSSVRERPQRVRGGILADDMGLGKTLTTIALILSNFHNGKPLPLEKCAPRRTCSPETKTSATPRKHSLPGGMKGEGDEELVASAGPSPCKRAGGPRSQVEDGDWLPEKKGRGKKAGSKGKTTRTEKGAAMLEEDTGFAAALTGPPRGGPEKKRTGKRAGSEVGAAIAAPSPSPDDTAATTTLIICPLSVLSNWLDQLEQHVRPDVRLNVYLYYGPERNRDPRFLSTQHVVLTTYNVMTADYSGSGGPLHSVTWLRVVLDEGHVIRNPNAQQSKAVLDLNAHRRWILSGTPIQNSLKDLWMLVAFLRLKPFDVREWWNRVIQRPVTVGDKTGLGNLQALVRCITLRRTKTSRVGGRPLVSLPKRSFNIEEVELTTREREEYELARTEGRATISRYVEEGSVLRNYADVLAILVRLRQFCCHPDLLGSTLSQTGVVTATPAELRERLIERLRLVLGSGSDEECPVCLSSVRLAVITHCAHVYCRPCIAEVLRTEQEPARCPLCRGPIKASELVEFPQEVEEEAGGYPSENWRSSSKVDALMSSLLRLRCEDSSIKSLVVSQFTRFLSLLEVPLREEGFRFVRLDGTMSQRRRAQVIQEFQSHSPGSPLVMLLSLKAGGVGLNLTAASHVFLMDPAWNPAVEDQCVDRCHRLGQTRDVVITKFIVKDSVEENMVKIQRQKQDLVEKAFGTNPSKRKTSRIEEIQALMEL